The Astyanax mexicanus isolate ESR-SI-001 chromosome 7, AstMex3_surface, whole genome shotgun sequence genome has a window encoding:
- the tmem234 gene encoding transmembrane protein 234: MATVVQMLCLLLVAALWGGTNPLLKRATVGIEHVKEGSRISQFLAEVKFLFLNLKYLLPFLLNQSGSVVFYITLATADLSLAVPTVNSLSFLFTMLTGKLLGEDFGGKRAVLGMVLTMLGVTLCVFSSVSEADNAELINTTHSRNSGH; the protein is encoded by the exons TGCAGATGCTGTGTCTCCTTCTGGTTGCTGCGTTGTGGGGGGGCACCAaccccctgctgaagagagcaacAGTGGGTATAGAGCATGTGAAGGAAGGGAGCAGGATCTCTCAGTTCTTGGCTGAAGTCAAGTTCCTCTTTCTCAATCTCAAG TATCTTCTACCATTTCTCCTGAACCAGAGCGGATCTGTTGTGTTCTACATCACACTGGCCACAGCAG atcTGTCTCTGGCAGTGCCAACTGTGAACTCCCTCAGCTTCCTGTTCACCATGCTCACTGGAAAACTGCTTGGAGAAGACTTTGGAGGGAAAA GAGCTGTGCTGGGGATGGTGTTGACGATGCTGGGGGTGACCCTGTGTGTGTTCAGTTCTGTCTCAGAGGCTGATAATGCAGAACTGATCAATACGACACACAGCAGAAACTCTGGGCACTAG